Part of the Devosia sp. SL43 genome, CTCGTTCAAGCTTGCGGCCGGGCCCTTGCCTGAACTGGGCTACTGGCTGGGCGAACCGCATTGGGGCAAGGGCATCGTCACCGAGGCCGCTATCGGCTTGCTGGCGGCGGTGGGGGACACTCCCGAATTCGCCGAGGTCGATGCGCGCGTGCTGGAAAGCAATATCGCATCGGTTCGCGTGCTGGAAAAGGCCGGATTCGTCCTGTTCGAATGCTTGGCCGGCATATTGGAGCGCCATCGCGGCAAGCCCATCTTCCTCATGCGGTGGAGGCGCAGATGAACGTCACACTCCGTACACCCCGTTTCATCCTGCGCCAGCCGCAGGTGGGTGATGCCGAGCCGATCGCCCGCTTCCTCAACGACTTCGCCGTGTCGGGCAATCTGGCGCGCGTACCGTTTCCCTATCACCTGAGCGATGCCAAGGCCTGGCTGCGCACCCGCGTGCCCGGCCTGCCGGTGGAAAACAGCAACTTCGCCATCGAACTCCCCGGCGAAGGGCTGGCCGGCCATGTTGGTTTCCACCCCGGTCCGCAGGGACCGGTGCTGGGCTACTGGCTGGGCCAGCCGTTCTGGAATCGCGGCATCATGACCGAAGCGGTCATTGCCAGCCTCGACTGGTTCTTTTCCGCCAGCCAGGCACCTGCAGTCTATTCGGGCGTCTTCCACTTCAATGCGGCATCGCTCGCCATTCAAACCAAGCTCGGATTTACCCAAACCGGGCGCTCCACCCTGCTCTGCCTTGCGCGCGGCGCCGAGGTGGAGCATATCGACACAATCATGACGCGTAGCGTCTGGAAGGCCAGACCGAAATGAAATTTCTCGACCAAGCCAAGGTTTTTGTCCGCTCCGGCGATGGCGGGGGCGGCTCCGTGTCGTTCCTGCGCGAAAAGTTCGTCGAATTCGGCGGCCCCAATGGCGGCAATGGCGGACGTGGCGGCGATATTGTCGTCGAATGCGTCGACGGCCTCAACACGCTGATCGACTATCGCTACCAGCAGCACTTCAAGGCGGATACAGGCACCCATGGCATGGGCAAGGACCGGGCCGGGGCCAATGGCGAGCCGACGGTGCTGCGTGTGCCCGTGGGCACCCAGATCTTCGAGGACGACAACGAAACGCTGATCGCCGACATGACCGAAGTCGGCCAGCGCATCGTGCTGCTCAGTGGCGGCAATGGCGGCTTCGGCAATGCGCATTTCAAGACCAGCTCCAACCAGGCGCCGCGTCACGCCAATCCGGGCATGCCCGGCGTCGAAAAGTGGATCTGGCTGCGTCTTAAGCTGATTGCCGATGCCGGACTTGTCGGCCAGCCCAATGCGGGCAAATCGACCTTCCTCGCCGCCGTTTCGGCAGCCAAGCCCAAGATTGCCGCCTATCCGTTCACGACGCTGCACCCCAATCTGGGTGTTGTGTCGATTGGCGAGCGCGATTTTGTTTTGGCCGATATTCCCGGCCTGATCGAAGGGGCCAGCGAAGGCATCGGCATCGGGGACCGGTTTCTGGGCCATATCGAACGCTGCGGTGTGCTCATCCATCTGATCGATGGGACGCAGGACGACGTCAAGCACCTCTATACCAGCGTGCGCCATGAACTGGCTGCCTATGACGAAAGGCTCGGCGAGAAGCCGGAAATCGTGGTGCTCAACAAAGTCGACGCCATCGAGCCCGACGATCTCAAGGAAAAACTCAAGATCCTCAAGAAGGTCAGCAAGCAGGATGTATTGCTGGTCTCAGGCGTCACCGGCAAGGGCACCGACATGGTGCTCTATAAGGTCATCGAGACGCTGGACGCAGAAAAGGCAGCCAGGCTCGAGGCTGCGCGGCGCAAGATCGAGCCGAACTGGGCCCCCTGATGAGCGCCAATGCCCTCGCGCCCTATAGGCGCCTGACCATCAAGATCGGCTCAGCCTTGCTTGTCGACAAGACCGGCAAGCTGCGCGCTGCGTGGCTGGCCGATCTGGCCGCCGACATCGCTGTGCTGAAGGCAGGTGGTTGCGAGGTGGTGATCGTGTCCTCGGGTGCGATCGCGCTGGGGCGCGGGCTGCTGGGATTGTCGGCGGTGGCACTGACGCTGGAGCAGTCGCAGGCGGCGGCGAGCGCGGGACAGATTGCGCTGAGCCAGGCCTGGGCGGAGGCGCTGGGACGGCATGAGATCGTGACGGGTCAGATTCTGATCACACCCAACATCACCGAAGAACGGCGCTACTATCTCAACGCCCGCACCACCATCGCGACGTTGCTGGGGCTGGGCGCCATTCCGATCATCAACGAGAATGACTCGGTGGCCACGGCGGAAATCCGCTATGGCGACAACGATCGGCTGTCGGCGCGCGTCGCCACCATGATCGAGGCCGATTGCCTGGTGCTGTTGTCGGATGTCGACGGACTCTATACCGCGCCGCCGGCCAAGGACCCCAATGCCAGCCACCTGCCGGTGGTCAAGGCGATCACATCAGCCATCGAAGCCATGGCGGGTGGGGCGGCGAGCCACCTGTCGCGCGGCGGCATGACCACCAAGGTCGAAGCCGGAAAGATCGCGACGCAGGCCGGCACGGCGATGATCATCGCCAAGGGCACCGAAGCCCATCCGCTCAAGGCGCTGACCGAGGGCGGGCGGCATACGCTATTCCTGCCCGCACAGAGCCGGGCACAGGCGCGCAAGCGCTGGATCATGGGCACACTGGCCGTATCGGGCACGTTGCAGGTCGATGCCGGTGCGGCGCGGGCTTTGCTGACCGGCAAATCGCTGCTGCCGATTGGCGTCACCAAAGTCACCGGTGAATTCGAGCGTGGCGATGCCATCGCTGTGACCAACCCTGACGGCGTCGAGATCGCTCGCGCCCTGGTCGGGCTCGATAGCGATGAGGCGCGGCTGGTGATGGGCAAGCGCAGTGACGCGGTGGTGGAACTGCTAGGCGCCGGCAACCGCGCCGCGCTGGTGCATCGCGACAATATGGTGCTGGTTGGCGCCCAGGAGGACAGCAATGAGCGCGCTTGAGGCTGAACAGTCCGTGACACAGATCATGGCCGAGATCGGCCGCAACGCCCGGATCGGCGCCAAGGCGTTGGCCATTGCCACGCCCGAGCAGAAACGTCGCGCGCTGGCTGTTGCGGCGGGCGCAATCAACGCGCATCGCAAGGCGATCCTCGCCGCCAATGCGCAGGACATGGCGGCAGCCGGGGTCAAGGGCATTTCCAAGGCCTTCCTCGATCGCCTGCTGCTGACGGATGCGCGCATCGATGGCATCGTCGAGGCGGTCAAGACCATTGCCGAGCTGCCCGATCCGGTCGGCGCCACCATTGCCGAATGGGACCGGCCCAACGGCCTTCATATCGAGCGCGTGCGCACGCCGCTTGGTGTCATCGGCGTGATCTTCGAGTCCCGGCCCAACGTCACCGCCGATGCCGGCGCGCTCTGCATCAAATCGGGCAATGCGGTGATCCTGCGCGGCGGCAGCGACAGTTTTCATTCGAGCAAGGCCATCGTCGAATGCATGCTGGACGGACTGCATGCCGCCGGGTTGCCGGTGGAGTGCCTGCAGCTCGTGCCCACCACCGATCGCGCCGCCGTCGGCGAAATGCTGCGCGGGCTCGACGGCAATATCGACGTCATCGTGCCGCGCGGCGGCAAGACACTCGTCGCCCGTGTGCAGGACGAGGCGCGCGTGCCGGTCTTTGCCCATCTTGAGGGGCTGGTGCATGTCTATATCGACAAGACGGCCGACCTGGAGAAAGCGGTCAATGTCACGCTCAACGCCAAGATGCGGCGGACGGGTGTGTGTGGCGCGGCCGAGACACTGCTGGTGCACAAGGATGTGGTCGCGACCCATCTCAAGCCCATCATCGAAGCGCTGATATCGAAGGGCTGCGAGATTCGCGGCGATGCGCAGGTCATGTCGCTGATCCCGACCGCCAGGCCCGCGACCGAGGAAGATTGGCGCACCGAATATGAGGATGCCATCATCTCGGTGAAGGTGGTCGACAGCGTCGAGGCCGCGATCGCCCATATCGAGCGCTATTCGAGCCACCACACCGAGGCGATCATCTCGGAAGATGCAGCTTCGGTCGAAAAGTTCTTCAACCAGATCGACTCGGCCATCCTGCTCCACAATGCCTCGACCCAGTTCGCCGATGGCGGCGAGTTCGGCTTTGGCGGCGAAATCGGCATTGCCACCGGCAAGATGCATGCCCGCGGGCCTGTTGGCGTCGAGCAGCTGACGAGCTTCAAATACCGCATCCGCGGCAATGGCCAGACGAGACCCTGATCCCTTTTGACCCTGCGCCATCCCATCCGCATCCCCGGAATAACCGAAATGCCGCCTTCCGGGGCCGGCATGCGCATCGGTCTGTTCGGCGGCAGCTTCAATCCGATCCATGAGGGGCATCGGCTGGTCGCCGAGGAGACCTTGCGCCGGCTGGAGCTGGACCAGCTCTGGGTGCTGGTGACGCCGGGCAACCCGCTCAAGAGCCACAGCGAGCTGGCGCCATTGGCCGATCGGGTCGCGGCGGCGCGGGCACTGCTCGACCATCCGCGCATCCGCGTCACCGGTTTTGAGGCGGCGCATGGCTTCACCTATTCCTGGCAGACCATCCGTTTCCTCACTGGCGCCATGCCCGACCGGCGCTTCGTCTGGATCATGGGGGCGGACAATCTGGTGCAGTTCCACCGCTGGGAACGCTGGCGCGATATCGCCGCCATGGTGCCCATGGCGGTCTATGTCCGGCCCGGCTCCGGCTCGCGCGCCCCGGTCTCGCCGGCAGCCCAGGCGCTGGCTCGCTGGCGCCTCGATGAGGACGATGCCGGCCGCCTCGCCATGCTGCCGGCACCGGCCTGGGTGTACCTGCATGGCAGGCAATCCCAGCTTTCGTCTTCGGCGATAAGGGCAAGGCGGCAACACGTTAAGTCAAAGTGAAGGCCCAATCTTGCGAAACCGTCATCAAACGCGCATATTGTAGTGCGTGATTTATAGTCACCAGAACAGGACTGAGTGCTTGTCGTTTGCCAAACGCCTGCAACATTCCGATCAACAACCAAGGATGCTGATCCCCCGCATGACCCATGCAACTGCATGGGCGGAAGGCCATTGCTGATGGCCGCGCTGCCCGAGAACACCGCCACCCGCCCCGAAGCGCCCGTCGCTGCCCCGGACCGTTCCATGATCGATGTGATCCTCACCTGCCTTGACGATGCCAAGGCCGAGGAAATCGTCGCCGTGGACATTACCGGCAAGTCGTCGCTGGCCGACCACATGGTCGTCGCCTCCGGCCGCAGCCAGCGCCATGTCGGCGCCGTCGCCGACCAGATGGTCACCGCCTTGCGCGAAGCCGGTTACGGCAAGCCGCGCATCGAGGGCCTGCCCCATTGCGACTGGGTGCTGGTGGATGCCGGCGACGTCATCGTCCACATCTTCCGCCCGGAAGTGCGCGAGTTCTACAATATCGAAAAGATGTGGCAGGCCGATTTCGCGGCCGACGCGCACTAAGCTTTTCGCATGCGGATCACGATCGCGGCTGTCGGCCGAATGAAGGCCGGGCCGGAGCGGGAGCTGGTCGCCCGCTATCTTGATCGCGCCGTCGGTGGCGGCAAGCCACTGGCGCTTGTTGGTTTCGACGTCATCGAACTCAGCGAATCGCGCGCCTCCTCTTCGGCCAGCCGCAAGGCCGACGAGGCCAAGGCCCTGCGCGCTGCTTTGCCCGACGGCATTGTCGTGGCGCTCGACGAGCGCGGCAAAGCCATCGGCTCGGAGGCCTTCGCCAAACAAATTCTCCGCTGGCGCGACGACGGCCGCCCGGCCGTCAGCTTCATCATCGGTGGCGCCGACGGCATCGATCCCGACTTCGTCAAATCCGCCGACCTCGTGCTGAGCTTCTCGCCCATGGTCTGGCCGCATCAACTGGTCCGCATCATGCTGGCCGAGCAGCTGTATCGAACGACCACGATCCTGAGCGGACATCCGTACCATCGCGGCGATTGACCGACAGGCAATCACCACATGGTTAAGCAACGTTAACCTGTGCTTTCCGGCGGGCTTGCTATGGTGCGCGGATTGATTCGGGTGCGTTGCGCCCCCTGCTGGAGACATCATGGCGCTGAGGCCGGGCAAGAGAGTGGGTCTGTTGTTGACCAGCGCACTGCTGGCGGGCATTTCGACCCTGCCATTGCTGGCGCAGAGCGAGACCGCAACACCCCCAGTCGACACGCCCGTAGCCCCCGAGGCAAGCCCGGCTGCACCTGCCGTTGCTGACCCGGTGGCGCCGGTGGCCCAGCCGGTTGAGAATGCGCCGGACCAGCCCGCTACGCCCGCCGCAACTCCAGCTGCCGTCCCCGCCGATCCGGTCGCTGCCCAAACCGACCTCGAAACCGTCGAATCCTCGATCACACTCAGCCAGACCCGCATTGACGAGCTCAAGGCCGAGATCGCGGCGATGGAGGGCGATCGGACCAAGCAGAATGCGGCCCTGATCGCTGCCGCCCAGCGCGTCAAGCTGGCCGAGATCGAAGTGGCCGATGTCGAGGAGCGGCTGTCGACGCTGATTGTCGACGAGCTGCAGGTGCGCGGTCGCCTCGATGGCTCCAATGCCGAGATTGCCAATGTGCTGGCAGCGCTGGAGCGCATCTCGCTCAATCCGCCACCCGCCCTGATCGTCGACCCCGCCGACGCCCTGGGCTCGGCCCGCAGCGCCATCCTGATATCAGCCATCGTACCGCAATTGCGGGCCAAGGCCGACTCCGTCACCGCCGATCTCAAGGCCCTGACCGACATCAAGATCGCGGCTTTGGCGGAAGAGGCGACGCTCAAGGCTAACTATTCGGTGCTCGAGGAAGAGCAACTCCGCATTGCCACTCTGATCGCGGCCCGCAAGCAAGGCATTGGTGTGCGCACCGCCCAGCTGGAGGCCGAAGAGGCCGAGGCCGTGGCGCTTGCTGCGCGGGCGACGACGCTCAAGGACCTCATTGACAGCCTTTCGGCCCAAGTGACCTCGGTCTCCACGGCCGTCGCCGCATCCAACGCCGCCGTCGATCCCGACGCCCCGGTCATGACCGCCGAGGCGATCCAGGTCGCCCTCGCAAATTCCGCCCGCACCGAGCCGGCTGTCCCCTTCGGCGCCGCCAAGGGCTATCTCACCATGCCGGCCAATGGCGTCAATGTCGTCGATTTCGGCGCTGGCGACGGCTTTGGCGGCATCAGCCAGGGCATTTCCGTGGTCACCCGCGCCGAGGCGCAGGTGGTGGCGCCAGCCGACGGCTGGGTGCTCTACAAGGGCCCCTACCTTAATTACGGCCAGATCATCATCCTCAATACCGGGCAGAACTACACCGCTTTGCTCGCTGGCCTTGAAACCATCACCGTCGATATCGGCCAGTTCGTCCAGATGGGCATGCCGCTAGGCACCATGGGATCACGCACAATTGGCCGCACGGTGACCACCAATGCTGGCGCTGACCAGCCGACCCTCTATATTGAACTCCGACAAAACAACGAGCCCGTCGATCCCACCGGATGGTGGGCGACCCCGACACAGAGTGGATAGAACCCTCATGCGCCTTACTCCCCTTCGCGCCCTCGCCGTTATCCTGGCGCTGTCGCTGCCCGTCGGCCTGCTGATCGCTCAGGAAGAGCCGGCGCCGACACCCGCCGAGGAAACGCCGGTTCCGACCGAAGCGCCTGCGCCGCCGGCCGAACAACCGGCAGAACCCGCACCCGGCGGCGAAGAGCCCGAACCGACTCCGGCCGAGGAAGCCGCCGCGCCGCGCGATCCGCTCGAAATCTATGCCGACCTCAACCTGTTCGGCGAAATCTTCGACCGCATTCGGGCAGAGTATGTCGATCCGCCGGACGAGCAGGAGCTGATCCGCGCCGCCATCCAGGGCATGCTGACCTCGCTCGACCCCCATTCCGGCTATCTGCCGCCGGCCGACTATGACGACATGCGCGAGGATACCTCGGGCGAGTTCGGGGGCCTCGGCATCGAAGTCACCATGGAAGAGGGCGTGATCAAGGTCGTCTCGCCTATCGATGACACGCCCGCCGCCAAGGCCGGAATCATGGCCAACGACTTTATCGTCGAGATCGACGGCGTGCAGGTGCAGGGCCAGACGCTGGACGATTCCGTCGCCAAGATGCGTGGCCCGATCGGCACCTCGGTCAAGCTGACCGTGGTCCGCGAAGGCGTCGATGCGCCGCTGACCTTCGAGCTCAACCGCGCCGTCATTGCAATGCGCGCCGTGCGCTGGAGCATGGAAGGCGGCGAAGAGGAGGGCACCGGCGACGTCGCCGTGCTGCGTCTCAGCCGCTTCTCCGAGCAAGCCTTTGTCGGTATCGAGAAGGCCCTCAAGGACATCTATGCCGCCCGTGACGGCGTGGCGCCCAAGGGCATCATCTTGGACCTCCGCAACAATCCCGGTGGCCTGGTCGACCAGTCGGTCTATGTCGCCGACGCCTTCCTCAAGCAGGGCGCCGTCGTCTTGACACGCGGTCGTATCCCCGAGGAAAGCGCCCGCTACGACGCGCAGCCCGACGCGCTCGACGCCCAGATCGCCGATGTGCCGCTGGTGGTGCTGATCAATGGCGGTTCGGCATCGGCCTCCGAAATCGTCGCCGGTGCGCTGCAGGATCACAAGCGCGCCACGCTGGTGGGCACCCGCTCGTTCGGCAAGGGCTCGGTGCAGTCGATCATCTCGCTTGGCCCCGATGGCGCCATGCGGCTGACCACGGCGCGCTACTACACGCCCAACAACCGCTCGATCCAGGCGCTGGGCATCACACCCGATATCGAGATCAAGCAGGTCGTGCCCGAGGAATTCCAAGGTCGCGACGAGATCATCGGCGAGGCCGGTCTTGCCGGTCACATCACGATCGAGGGCCAGGAAGAGACCAGCGTCGGTTCCTCGGTCTATGTGCCGGTGGAGAAGTCCGAGGACACCCAGTTGCAATACGCCATCCGCCTGATCGATGGCGAAGAGACCAACGAGGCCTTCCCGCCCAAGGCGGAATAGGCACTGGCTATGCTATGAAATTGAGGGGCGAGGCGGCTGATTCGCTGCCTTGCCCCTCTCCTCTTTGGGACCATGCCTTTGGCCAATGACCTCAGCACGCCCCTGACCGGCCGCAAGCGCAAACCTGGCGCCAAGCGGCACCTGCCCATCGCGCGCACGTTGTTTGCCGTGCTGGCGTTGATCGGCATAGCCTTTGCCATAAGACTGGTGATGGTGGACGATCCCGATGGTGGCCGGCCCAGCGAGGAGGTGGCTATCACCACCACGCGCAATGCCAACGAAGTGGCCAATGCCGTCTCGACCGAGCCGGTGACCATCACCGCCGATCCGCAGCAATTTCCTGCCGGGAGCTCGATCACCGCAGTCGATCCCGGCACAAGCAGCGCCGGTTCGATATCGGGCCTTCCCGACATGTTCGGCGCCCTGCCCGATCTGAGCGAGGAAACGGCAGATGGCCCCATCCCGCGCATCTCTGCCGCGGGGATGAAACCCTTCGACGCCTATGCTCGCCCGGCCGTTGCCGCTGTGGCCAGCGGCAGGCCGATGATCGCTATCGTGGTGACGGGCCTGGGCATCAACGAACAGGGCTCGCTCGATGCCATCGACCAGATGCCCGAGGATGTGACCCTGGCCTTTGCCCCCTATGGCAAGACGCTGACCACCACCGTCGCGGCCGCCCGCGCCGCCGGCCACGAAGTGCTGCTCGAAATTCCGCTCGAGCCGTTCGACTACCCGCAGAACGATCCCGGCCCGCAGACACTGCTGACCGGCGAACCGCCCCGCGCCAATCTCGACAAGCTGTTCTGGCTGATGGCGCGCTTCGGCGGCTACGTTGGTCTGATCAACAATATGGGGGCACGCTTCACCGCTTCCGGAGCCGATTTCTCGCCCGTCATGGAAGAATTGGGCGCGCGCGGGCTTGGCTATCTTGATGACGGCTCGTCCAATCGCTCGCTGGCGCCGCAGCTGGCACAGGGCAATCGCGTGCCATTCTCGCGCGCCGACCTGGTGATCGACGCCAATCCGTCCCGCCAATCCATTCTCGCAGCGCTTGCCAGCCTTGAAGCCAAGGCGGTGGAGAATGGCCACGCAATCGGTATTGTCAGCGCCCTGCCCATATCGATCGCCGCTGTTTCGGAATGGTCGCGCGAACTCGAAGCCAAGGGCATCATGCTGGTCCCGGCCAGCGCTCTCATGAAATAGGTTTGCCATGTCCACCCAGCGCCCCGACCGCCAGACCCTGCCCTATCGCGACTGTGTCGGTGTTGCTGTGTTCAACAGCCAGGGCAATGTCTTCATCGGCCGTCGCAAGCCGGACGAGAGCACCGAGGATCGCTCGGAAGTGGAGGCCCCCTGGCAGATGCCGCAGGGCGGCATCGACAAGGGAGAAGACCCGCTGCGCGCCGCTTTGCGCGAGCTGCATGAGGAAACCAATATCGTCTCGGTGAGCCTGCTCGCCGAGGCGCCGGAATGGATCTATTACGACCTGCCCGACGAGGCCCTCGGCATTGCGCTCAAGGGCAAATTCCGCGGCCAGCGCCAACGCTGGTTCGCCTTTGCCTTTACCGGCAAGGACAGCGAGATCGACGTGGCAAATCCCGGTGGCGGCAAAGTGCCGGCCGAATTCGACGCCTGGCGCTGGGAAAAGCTCAGCCGCACCCCGGCGCTGATCGTGCCGTTCAAGAAGGATGCCTATGACAAGGTGGTCGACGCCTTCGCCGATATCCCGCAGCGCTTTACTCACACCTAAACTGCTTCGAGCTTGGCGCCGGGGGCGGCCTGCAACGGGCAATCTCCTGCGCTTCCGGTCCTCACGTACCTGATGTACGCTCCGGTCCGGTTCTCGAAGAGCGCCCGTTTCGACTCGCCCCAACGCCAATCTCAGCGCAGTTACCATGAAAACGATAGGCCTCATCGGCGGCATGAGTTGGGAATCGACCGCCCACTATTACCGCGTGCTCAACCAGGAAACGGCGGCCCGGCTGGGCGGCCTGCACTCGGCGCCTGTGATCGTCCATTCGGTGGACTTTGCGCCAATCGCCGCGATGCAGTCGGCTGGCGACTGGGACGGCGCCGGGCAAGAACTGGCGCGGATTGCGCGCGGTTTGCAGACGGCCGGCGCCGAGGTGATTGGGCTGGCCACCAATACGATGCATATCGTCGCCGATCAGATCACCGCCGCCATTGATGTACCCTTCGTCCACATCGCCGACCCCACAAGCGATGCCCTGTTGGCGGATGGCTTTGCCACGGTGGGCCTCCTGGGCACCCGCTTCACCATGGAAATGGGCTTTTACAAGAACCGATTGGCCGAGCGCGGACTGACCGCGCTGATCCCCGAGGTCGATCGGACCAATCTTAACGGCATCATCTATGAGGAACTCTGCCGCGGCATTATCCGCGACGAGTCGCGGCATATCTACGTCACGGCCATCGAACGACTGGCGGCGCGCGGCGCCGAAGCGGTGATCTTGGGCTGCACCGAAATCACCATGCTGATCGACGATGCCGTAAGCCCGCTGCCGGTCTACGACACCACCGATCTCCACGCCAAGGCGCTGGTCGAGGCCGCGCTGACCTAAGCCGCGCGACGCCCGGACTGCACATTGCCGATCTGGAAGACCGCCACGATGCGGTCGAGCTCGCTGGCCTGGCCTTCGGTCTGTTCGATCGCCGCATTGGTTTGTTCGACCAAGGCGGCGTTGTGCTGGGTCATCTCGTCCATGGTGCGGACAGCGATGTTGACCTCTTCGATTGCCGAAGCCTGTTCGCGGCTGGCCCGGGCAATCGCATCGAGCGCCTGGTGGTTGTCGGTCACCGAGGCCAGCATATCGGCCAGCTTCTCGGCGGCTTCCGACACAAGCTTGGAGCCGCCCGCCACTTCATTGACCGACTGCTCGATCAGCGCCTTGATGTCGGACGAGGCAGACGCCGCCGACTGTGCCAGACGGCGCACTTCCACGGCCACGACGGCAAAACCCTTGCCGGCATCGCCGGCACGGGCCGCTTCCACCGAGGCGTTGAGCGCCAGCAGATTGGTCTGGAAGGCAATATCGTCGATCAGCCCGATGATGTTGGAGATCTTCGTCGAGCTCTCGGTGATGCGCTCCATGGCGGCAGTTGCCTTGCTCATCACCGCGCCACCCTCTTCGGCACTGCGCGACACGCCACCGGCCTGACGGCTGGCAGCTTCAGCCTTGGCAGCATTGTCGACCACCGTGGACGACAGCTGCTCCATTGCGGCCGAGGTCTCTTCGATCGTCGCGGCCTGCTTGGTGGTGCGTTCGCTCAGATCGTTTGCACCCGACAGGATCTCGCCGGTCGCGGTCTTGAGGGCGGACGAGGTGCCGCGCAGTTGGGTGACGATATCGGTCAGCCGGTCGGCCACCGCGTTGGTATCGTCCTTGAGGCGTCCGAAGGCGCCCTGATAAGCGCCGCGCACGCGCTG contains:
- a CDS encoding divergent polysaccharide deacetylase family protein; protein product: MANDLSTPLTGRKRKPGAKRHLPIARTLFAVLALIGIAFAIRLVMVDDPDGGRPSEEVAITTTRNANEVANAVSTEPVTITADPQQFPAGSSITAVDPGTSSAGSISGLPDMFGALPDLSEETADGPIPRISAAGMKPFDAYARPAVAAVASGRPMIAIVVTGLGINEQGSLDAIDQMPEDVTLAFAPYGKTLTTTVAAARAAGHEVLLEIPLEPFDYPQNDPGPQTLLTGEPPRANLDKLFWLMARFGGYVGLINNMGARFTASGADFSPVMEELGARGLGYLDDGSSNRSLAPQLAQGNRVPFSRADLVIDANPSRQSILAALASLEAKAVENGHAIGIVSALPISIAAVSEWSRELEAKGIMLVPASALMK
- a CDS encoding RNA pyrophosphohydrolase → MSTQRPDRQTLPYRDCVGVAVFNSQGNVFIGRRKPDESTEDRSEVEAPWQMPQGGIDKGEDPLRAALRELHEETNIVSVSLLAEAPEWIYYDLPDEALGIALKGKFRGQRQRWFAFAFTGKDSEIDVANPGGGKVPAEFDAWRWEKLSRTPALIVPFKKDAYDKVVDAFADIPQRFTHT
- a CDS encoding aspartate/glutamate racemase family protein — encoded protein: MKTIGLIGGMSWESTAHYYRVLNQETAARLGGLHSAPVIVHSVDFAPIAAMQSAGDWDGAGQELARIARGLQTAGAEVIGLATNTMHIVADQITAAIDVPFVHIADPTSDALLADGFATVGLLGTRFTMEMGFYKNRLAERGLTALIPEVDRTNLNGIIYEELCRGIIRDESRHIYVTAIERLAARGAEAVILGCTEITMLIDDAVSPLPVYDTTDLHAKALVEAALT